The proteins below are encoded in one region of Bacteroides uniformis:
- the kdpA gene encoding potassium-transporting ATPase subunit KdpA, which produces MNTEILGVALQIVLLIVISYPLGKYIAKVYKGEKTWSDFMKPVERLIYKVAGVNPEEEMNWKQFLKALLILNAFWFVWGMVLLCTQQWLPLNPDGNANQTPDLAFNTCISFMVNCNLQHYSGESGLTYFTQLFVIMLFQFITAATGMAAMAGIMKGMAAKSTKTIGNFWKFLVLSCTRVLLPLSLIVGFILILQGTPMGFDGKLEVQTMEGQTQLVSQGPTAAIVPIKQLGTNGGGYFGCNSSHPLENPTYLTDIAECWSILIIPMSMVIALGFYIKRKKMAYSIYSVMLFAFLVGVCINVSQEMGGNPRIDEMGIAQDNGAMEGKEVRLGSAATALWSIVTTVTSNGSVNGMHDSTMPLSGMMEMLNMQINTWFGGVGVGFMNYYTFIIIAVFISGLMVGRTPEFLGKKVEAREMKIATIVALLHPLIILGGVALSCFLFAHYPEFVAGEGGWLNNPSFHGLSEQLYEYTSAAANNGSGFEGLGDNTYFWNYTTGWTLILGRFLPIVGQVAIAGLLAGKKYVPESAGTLKTDTVTFGVMTFAVIFIVAALSFFPAHALSTIAEHFSL; this is translated from the coding sequence ATGAACACTGAAATTTTAGGTGTAGCCTTGCAGATTGTTCTGCTGATTGTGATATCCTATCCTCTGGGAAAGTATATTGCCAAGGTTTACAAAGGCGAAAAGACATGGTCGGATTTCATGAAGCCGGTCGAGAGATTGATTTATAAAGTGGCCGGAGTCAATCCGGAGGAAGAGATGAACTGGAAACAGTTCTTGAAAGCCCTGCTGATTCTGAATGCCTTTTGGTTTGTATGGGGCATGGTGCTACTCTGTACACAGCAGTGGTTGCCGTTAAATCCGGATGGAAACGCTAACCAGACACCGGATCTGGCATTCAATACATGTATCAGTTTTATGGTGAACTGTAATTTGCAGCATTATTCCGGTGAAAGCGGACTGACATATTTTACACAGTTGTTCGTCATTATGTTGTTCCAATTCATTACCGCCGCTACCGGTATGGCAGCTATGGCAGGTATCATGAAGGGTATGGCTGCTAAATCGACGAAGACTATCGGTAACTTCTGGAAGTTCTTGGTTTTGAGCTGTACACGTGTATTATTACCGCTTTCGTTGATTGTGGGCTTCATCCTCATTCTACAAGGTACTCCGATGGGATTTGATGGTAAGCTGGAAGTTCAGACGATGGAAGGACAAACCCAGTTGGTTTCACAAGGTCCTACGGCAGCGATTGTTCCTATCAAGCAATTGGGTACGAACGGTGGCGGTTACTTTGGATGTAACTCTTCACATCCGTTGGAAAATCCTACTTACTTGACAGATATTGCAGAATGTTGGTCTATCCTAATTATACCAATGTCTATGGTGATTGCACTCGGCTTTTACATCAAACGTAAGAAGATGGCTTACTCTATCTATAGTGTAATGCTTTTTGCTTTTCTTGTCGGTGTTTGCATCAATGTTTCGCAGGAGATGGGAGGTAATCCGCGCATTGATGAGATGGGAATTGCTCAAGACAATGGAGCAATGGAAGGTAAAGAAGTCCGTTTAGGGTCTGCTGCTACTGCTCTTTGGAGTATTGTGACTACAGTTACTTCCAATGGCTCTGTGAATGGTATGCATGATTCAACGATGCCTCTTTCCGGTATGATGGAAATGCTGAACATGCAGATTAATACGTGGTTTGGAGGTGTGGGTGTAGGTTTCATGAACTATTATACATTCATCATTATCGCCGTATTCATCAGTGGACTGATGGTGGGACGTACTCCGGAATTTCTCGGTAAGAAGGTAGAGGCGCGTGAAATGAAGATTGCTACCATTGTGGCACTGCTTCATCCGCTTATCATCTTGGGCGGTGTGGCACTTTCTTGCTTTTTGTTCGCTCATTATCCTGAATTTGTGGCAGGTGAAGGCGGCTGGTTGAATAATCCCAGTTTCCACGGACTGAGTGAGCAGCTTTATGAATATACTTCGGCTGCGGCCAATAATGGTTCCGGCTTCGAAGGATTGGGCGACAATACTTACTTCTGGAACTATACTACCGGCTGGACGCTGATTTTAGGACGTTTCCTGCCTATCGTAGGTCAGGTAGCCATTGCTGGTCTGTTGGCCGGAAAGAAATATGTTCCGGAGAGTGCCGGTACGCTGAAGACGGATACAGTAACTTTCGGTGTGATGACTTTTGCCGTTATCTTTATTGTGGCTGCCTTGTCATTCTTCCCGGCACATGCATTGAGTACGATTGCTGAACATTTCAGTTTGTAA
- a CDS encoding aspartate kinase, whose amino-acid sequence MKVCKFGGTSVGTVERMKHVATLIKDATPKIVVLSATAGTTNHLEEIAANLFNREIEQAHDRITRLEFQFIEFANGLLTDEKLKREAIDYILDRFQQLWKFTKDSFTSVEEKEVLAQGELISTALMHFYLRELKVPNVLLCAFDFMRIGPDNEPDLEYIEQKLREQLACHPGINLFITQGFICKNAYNETDNLKRGGSDYTASLIGTALQADEIQIWTDIDGMHNNDPREVSGTRPVKRLSFNEAEQLAFYGAKILHPFCIAPARLRNIPVRLLNSMEPSAEGTLISNLQDDNIIKAIAAKDHIIYIKFESNHNLCPYLFISKIFDIFAKYRTPLCLLVSSNLDVSVAIDDCTRLSNIISELRQYAHVLVEDRMTIVSVVGNMQWEYAGFEAKIMEALKDIPLRMISYGSSNNDVAFVIKNTDKKRALQALNDKLFQPEYAERN is encoded by the coding sequence ATGAAAGTTTGTAAATTCGGCGGAACTTCCGTCGGCACCGTAGAGAGAATGAAACATGTAGCAACACTCATTAAAGATGCAACACCCAAGATTGTGGTACTGTCTGCCACTGCAGGCACCACCAACCATCTGGAGGAGATTGCCGCCAACTTGTTCAACCGTGAAATAGAACAAGCTCACGACCGTATCACCCGGCTGGAATTCCAATTCATCGAATTTGCCAATGGGTTGCTGACCGACGAGAAACTGAAACGGGAAGCAATAGATTATATCCTCGACCGCTTCCAGCAACTTTGGAAATTTACCAAAGATTCCTTCACCTCTGTCGAAGAGAAGGAAGTGCTGGCACAAGGCGAACTTATCAGTACCGCCCTAATGCACTTCTACCTGCGCGAGCTGAAAGTTCCCAATGTACTGCTTTGTGCATTCGACTTCATGCGTATCGGCCCCGACAACGAACCCGACTTGGAATATATAGAACAGAAACTCCGAGAACAGCTTGCCTGCCATCCCGGCATCAATCTCTTCATCACTCAGGGTTTCATCTGCAAGAATGCCTATAACGAAACAGATAACCTGAAACGCGGCGGCAGTGATTACACTGCTTCCCTCATTGGCACCGCCCTCCAAGCAGACGAGATACAAATATGGACGGACATAGATGGCATGCACAACAATGATCCGCGCGAGGTGTCAGGTACCCGCCCCGTGAAACGCCTCAGCTTCAACGAAGCCGAACAACTGGCCTTCTATGGTGCCAAGATACTGCATCCCTTCTGTATCGCCCCGGCACGCCTAAGGAATATTCCCGTCCGGTTGCTTAACTCTATGGAACCGTCGGCAGAAGGCACGCTAATTTCCAACCTGCAGGACGACAATATCATCAAGGCCATAGCCGCCAAGGACCACATCATATACATAAAGTTCGAATCGAACCATAATCTGTGTCCCTATCTGTTCATCAGCAAGATTTTCGACATTTTTGCCAAGTACCGTACCCCCCTCTGCCTGCTGGTATCTTCCAATCTGGACGTATCTGTGGCTATAGACGACTGCACTCGTTTATCGAACATCATCTCCGAACTACGCCAATATGCCCATGTATTGGTAGAAGACCGCATGACCATCGTCTCCGTGGTGGGCAACATGCAATGGGAATATGCCGGGTTTGAGGCAAAGATTATGGAGGCGCTAAAGGACATCCCCCTACGGATGATTTCATATGGCAGCAGCAATAATGATGTGGCATTCGTCATTAAGAATACAGACAAAAAAAGGGCTTTACAAGCCCTAAATGATAAGTTATTCCAACCGGAATATGCAGAACGGAACTAA
- a CDS encoding sigma-54-dependent transcriptional regulator — protein sequence MSKILIIDDEVQIRTLLTRMMELEGYDVCQAGDCRAALKQLELQNPDVVLCDVFLPDGNGVDLVLAIKKAAPNVEVILLTAHGNIPDGVQAIKNGAFDYITKGDDNNKIIPLISRAVEKARMNVRLEKLEKKVGQTYSFDSILGESKVLKDAVSLAQKVSGTDVPVLLTGETGTGKEVFAQAIHYSSKRARQNFVAVNCSSFSKELLESEMFGHKAGSFTGALKDKKGLFEEANNGTIFLDEIGEMAFELQAKLLRILETGEYIKIGDTKPTRVNVRIIAATNRNLSQEIVAGRFREDLFYRLSVFQIHLPPLRERAGDIRLLAKAFIKSFAEQLARPVVEIAPAFLEALDSQPWKGNIRELRNVIERSMIVCESGYLDIADLPFDIQNAHYEHSNDSSPGSFELSAMERRHIARVLEYTKGNKTEAARLLKIGLTTLYRKIEEYKISDL from the coding sequence ATGAGTAAGATTCTAATCATTGATGATGAGGTACAAATCCGTACCCTTCTGACACGGATGATGGAGTTGGAGGGATATGACGTCTGTCAGGCTGGTGATTGCAGGGCTGCCCTGAAGCAACTGGAACTCCAAAATCCCGATGTAGTTTTGTGTGATGTGTTTCTGCCCGATGGAAATGGGGTAGACCTGGTGTTGGCTATCAAGAAGGCGGCACCCAATGTGGAAGTTATTCTGCTGACAGCGCACGGCAATATTCCCGATGGGGTGCAGGCCATCAAGAACGGTGCTTTCGACTACATCACCAAGGGAGACGATAATAACAAGATTATTCCTCTGATAAGCCGTGCTGTAGAGAAAGCGCGTATGAATGTGCGGTTGGAAAAACTGGAGAAGAAGGTGGGACAGACGTACTCTTTTGATTCTATCCTGGGAGAATCCAAAGTCCTGAAGGATGCTGTTTCATTAGCTCAGAAGGTGTCAGGGACTGATGTTCCTGTACTGTTGACTGGAGAAACGGGCACGGGTAAGGAGGTATTTGCCCAGGCCATCCACTACAGTAGTAAGCGTGCACGGCAGAATTTTGTAGCGGTTAACTGTTCTTCGTTCAGCAAGGAGTTGCTGGAAAGTGAAATGTTCGGTCATAAAGCCGGTTCGTTTACCGGCGCATTGAAGGATAAGAAGGGACTGTTCGAGGAAGCGAATAATGGGACTATTTTTTTGGATGAAATCGGTGAGATGGCGTTTGAACTGCAAGCCAAGTTGCTGCGTATTCTTGAAACCGGTGAGTATATTAAGATAGGTGATACGAAACCTACCCGTGTCAATGTCCGCATCATTGCCGCTACGAACCGCAACTTGTCCCAGGAGATTGTTGCCGGACGTTTCCGCGAGGATTTGTTTTATAGATTAAGCGTATTTCAGATACATCTGCCGCCATTGCGCGAACGTGCAGGTGATATCCGGCTGTTGGCGAAGGCTTTTATAAAGAGTTTTGCGGAACAGCTGGCGCGTCCGGTGGTTGAAATAGCTCCCGCATTTCTTGAAGCATTGGACTCCCAACCGTGGAAGGGAAATATTCGTGAATTACGTAACGTGATAGAACGCAGTATGATTGTTTGCGAGAGCGGATATCTGGACATTGCTGATTTGCCGTTTGATATTCAGAATGCCCATTATGAACACTCCAATGATTCAAGTCCCGGCAGTTTTGAACTTTCAGCTATGGAACGCCGGCACATTGCCCGTGTACTGGAGTATACAAAGGGGAATAAGACAGAAGCAGCCCGGTTATTGAAAATAGGTTTGACGACGTTGTATCGGAAGATTGAGGAATACAAGATCTCAGATCTATAA
- the kdpF gene encoding K(+)-transporting ATPase subunit F, whose product MYTALFVLGIVMFGYLTYVLIRPEKF is encoded by the coding sequence ATGTACACAGCTTTATTTGTATTAGGTATTGTAATGTTCGGGTATCTGACTTATGTGCTGATAAGACCCGAAAAGTTTTAA
- a CDS encoding SGNH/GDSL hydrolase family protein, with product MNRLMVLGILVWMGIALHAQSLYPDFSKLNFGCDGNSITAGEQWSKTVVDKLGFATHHNVAVGSATWACHPDTQDYGSEAFAGISGGWQVTEDKHELQMRHNNVSKVHIQKFIAEVESGAYPAPDVFVFSMGTNDRNLGSAEEALKGKTLDEVDVNTMAGGARWSIQTILEHYPQCRVFVCTPIQTGNPEHNALNLQKIAILRELCRALSVQLIDCYSNCGITEKFEQPSGSGRYLRDGLHPDKPGQELMGRYIAKEIRNHFF from the coding sequence ATGAATAGATTGATGGTTTTGGGGATTCTTGTCTGGATGGGGATTGCGCTGCATGCGCAATCTCTTTATCCGGACTTCAGCAAGCTGAACTTCGGGTGCGATGGAAACAGCATTACCGCAGGCGAACAATGGTCTAAGACTGTAGTGGATAAACTCGGATTCGCTACACATCACAACGTGGCGGTCGGTTCTGCCACATGGGCATGCCATCCCGATACTCAGGATTATGGCAGCGAAGCTTTTGCCGGCATCTCCGGCGGTTGGCAGGTTACGGAGGATAAGCATGAGTTACAGATGCGGCACAACAACGTGTCAAAGGTGCATATCCAGAAGTTCATAGCCGAAGTGGAAAGTGGCGCTTACCCTGCGCCCGATGTCTTTGTGTTCTCTATGGGAACGAATGACCGTAACTTGGGTAGTGCCGAAGAGGCCCTTAAAGGGAAGACGCTCGATGAAGTAGATGTCAACACCATGGCGGGCGGTGCCCGTTGGTCCATTCAGACCATTCTGGAGCATTATCCCCAATGCCGCGTATTCGTGTGCACGCCGATTCAGACCGGCAACCCCGAACACAATGCACTGAATCTGCAGAAGATTGCCATCTTGCGTGAGTTGTGCCGGGCGCTTTCCGTGCAGCTGATAGACTGTTACTCCAATTGTGGTATCACCGAAAAGTTTGAGCAGCCTTCCGGTAGCGGGCGCTATCTGCGCGACGGGTTGCATCCCGACAAACCGGGGCAGGAGCTGATGGGCCGTTACATCGCGAAGGAGATACGGAACCATTTCTTTTAG